A genomic region of Pseudomonas frederiksbergensis contains the following coding sequences:
- a CDS encoding response regulator — protein MDDLQLDAFKTDENAAMVLLVDDQAMIGEAVRRGLANEDNIDFHFCADPHQAIAHAIRIKPTVILQDLVMPGLDGLSLVREYRNHPATKDIPIIVLSTKEDPLIKSAAFAAGANDYLVKLPDNIELVARIRYHSRSYMTLIQRDAAYRALRVSQQQLLDTNLVLQRLMNSDGLTGLSNRRHFDEYLELEWRRALREQTQLSLLMIDVDYFKLYNDSFGHLEGDEALRKVATAIRNASSRPSDLPARYGGEEFVLVLPNTSPGGARLVAEKLRQTVAGMKIPHVCPAEGASLTISIGLSTMTPQSGTDCRQLISAADKGLYLAKNNGRNQVGIE, from the coding sequence ATGGATGATTTACAGCTCGACGCCTTTAAAACCGATGAAAACGCCGCGATGGTGCTGCTGGTCGACGATCAGGCGATGATCGGCGAAGCCGTGCGCCGCGGGCTGGCAAACGAAGACAATATCGACTTCCATTTTTGCGCCGATCCGCACCAGGCCATCGCCCATGCGATTCGTATCAAGCCGACCGTGATCCTGCAGGACCTGGTTATGCCCGGTCTGGACGGCCTGTCACTGGTGCGCGAATACCGCAACCACCCGGCGACCAAGGACATTCCGATCATTGTGCTCTCGACCAAGGAAGACCCGCTGATCAAGAGCGCGGCGTTTGCTGCGGGGGCCAACGATTACCTGGTCAAGCTGCCGGACAACATCGAACTGGTAGCGCGCATTCGTTATCACTCGCGCTCCTACATGACCCTGATCCAGCGCGACGCGGCTTACCGGGCGCTGCGGGTCAGTCAACAACAGTTGCTCGACACCAACCTGGTGCTGCAACGCCTGATGAACTCCGACGGCCTGACCGGCCTGTCTAACCGCCGCCATTTCGACGAATACCTCGAACTGGAATGGCGCCGGGCCTTGCGTGAGCAGACGCAACTGTCGCTGTTGATGATCGATGTCGACTATTTCAAGTTGTACAACGACAGCTTCGGCCACCTGGAAGGCGACGAAGCCCTGCGCAAAGTCGCCACGGCGATCCGCAATGCCAGCAGCCGTCCTTCCGATCTGCCGGCGCGTTATGGCGGTGAAGAGTTCGTCCTGGTATTGCCCAATACCTCGCCGGGCGGGGCGCGTCTGGTCGCGGAGAAACTCCGGCAGACCGTGGCCGGAATGAAAATCCCGCATGTTTGCCCGGCCGAAGGTGCGAGCCTGACCATCAGCATCGGCCTCTCGACCATGACCCCGCAATCGGGCACGGATTGCCGTCAATTGATCTCGGCGGCGGACAAGGGGTTGTACCTGGCGAAGAACAATGGGCGCAATCAGGTGGGCATCGAATGA
- the lysS gene encoding lysine--tRNA ligase, with translation MSDLELDPQALQQEENSLIALRKEKLAAERTKGQAFPNDFRRDAYCEDLQKQYADKTKEELADAAIPVKVAGRLMLNRGSFMVIQDMSGRIQVYVNRKTLSEETLAAVKTWDLGDIIAAEGTLARSGKGDLYVEMTDVRLLTKSLRPLPDKHHGLSDTEQRYRQRYVDLIVNEDVRQTFRVRSQVIAHIRSFLMKRDFLEVETPMLQTIPGGAAAKPFETHHNALDMGMFLRIAPELYLKRLVVGGFEKVFEINRNFRNEGVSTRHNPEFTMLEFYQAYADYEDNMDLTEELFRELAQLVLGSTDVPYGDKVFHFGEPFVRLSVFDSILKYNPELTADDLTDIDKARAIAKKAGAKVLGFEGLGKLQVMIFEELVEHKLEQPHFITQYPFEVSPLARRNDENPNVTDRFELFIGGREIANAYSELNDAEDQAERFMAQVADKDAGDDEAMHYDADFVRALEYGMPPTAGEGIGIDRLVMLLTNSPSIRDVILFPHMRPQA, from the coding sequence ATGAGCGACCTAGAACTCGATCCGCAAGCCCTGCAACAGGAAGAAAACTCCCTGATCGCCCTGCGCAAGGAAAAGCTTGCTGCCGAGCGCACCAAGGGGCAGGCCTTCCCCAACGACTTCCGCCGCGACGCCTACTGCGAAGATTTGCAGAAACAGTACGCGGACAAGACCAAGGAAGAGCTGGCAGACGCTGCGATCCCGGTCAAGGTTGCCGGTCGTCTCATGCTCAACCGTGGCTCGTTCATGGTGATCCAGGACATGTCCGGGCGCATTCAGGTTTACGTCAACCGTAAAACCCTGTCCGAAGAAACCCTGGCCGCGGTGAAAACCTGGGACCTGGGCGACATCATTGCTGCCGAAGGCACCCTGGCCCGTTCCGGCAAAGGCGACCTGTACGTTGAAATGACTGACGTACGTTTGTTGACCAAATCCCTGCGCCCACTGCCAGACAAACACCACGGCCTGTCCGACACCGAGCAGCGCTATCGCCAGCGTTATGTTGACCTGATCGTCAACGAAGACGTGCGTCAGACCTTCCGCGTGCGTTCGCAAGTGATTGCGCACATTCGCAGCTTTCTGATGAAGCGTGACTTCCTGGAAGTCGAAACCCCAATGCTGCAAACCATTCCGGGTGGTGCGGCAGCCAAGCCTTTCGAGACTCACCACAATGCGCTGGACATGGGGATGTTCTTGCGCATTGCGCCTGAGCTGTACCTCAAGCGGCTTGTTGTGGGTGGGTTTGAAAAGGTGTTCGAGATCAACCGCAACTTCCGTAATGAAGGTGTCTCGACTCGTCACAACCCTGAATTCACCATGTTGGAGTTCTACCAGGCGTACGCCGACTATGAAGACAACATGGACCTGACCGAAGAACTGTTCCGTGAGCTGGCGCAGCTGGTTCTGGGCAGCACCGACGTGCCTTACGGCGACAAGGTGTTCCACTTCGGCGAACCGTTCGTGCGTCTCTCGGTGTTCGACTCGATCCTCAAGTACAACCCGGAGCTGACCGCTGACGACCTGACCGACATCGACAAGGCCCGCGCCATCGCCAAGAAGGCCGGCGCCAAAGTGCTGGGCTTCGAAGGTCTGGGCAAGCTGCAGGTGATGATTTTCGAAGAGTTGGTCGAGCACAAGCTGGAACAGCCGCACTTCATCACCCAGTACCCGTTCGAAGTGTCGCCGCTGGCCCGCCGCAATGACGAGAATCCGAACGTCACTGACCGTTTCGAACTGTTCATCGGTGGCCGCGAAATCGCCAACGCCTACTCCGAGTTGAACGACGCGGAAGACCAGGCCGAGCGTTTCATGGCTCAGGTGGCCGACAAGGACGCCGGCGACGACGAAGCCATGCACTACGACGCTGACTTTGTTCGCGCGCTGGAGTACGGCATGCCGCCGACCGCCGGTGAAGGTATCGGTATCGACCGTCTGGTGATGCTCCTGACCAATTCACCGTCGATACGCGATGTGATCCTGTTCCCGCACATGCGGCCGCAAGCGTAA
- the ppc gene encoding phosphoenolpyruvate carboxylase: MTDIDARLREDVHLLGELLGNTIREQYGDGFLDKIELIRKGAKADRRGSTDAELRASLNQLTEDELLPVARAFNQFLNLANIAEQYQLIHRREESQPAPFEARVLPELLARLRAEGHGSDALARQLGRLEIELVLTAHPTEVARRTLIQKYDAIAAQLAAQDHRDLTTVEREQIQQRLQRLIAEAWHTEEIRRTRPTPVDEAKWGFAVIEHSLWQAIPNYLRKADQALHAATGLRLPLEAAPIRFASWMGGDRDGNPNVTAAVTREVLLLARWMAADLYLRDVDQLAADLSMQQASTELRTQAGDSAEPYRAVLKQLRERLRATRHWAQASLTETTAASAEVLQHNRELLDPLELCYQSLHECGMGVIADGPLLDCLRRAVTFGLFLVRLDVRQDSSRHASAMTEITDYLGLGRYEDWDEEARIRFLMGELNNRRPLLPAYFKPSADTAEVLATCREIAAAPAASLGSYVISMAGAASDVLAVQLLLKEAGVLRPMRVVPLFETLADLDNAGPVIEKLLLLPGYRSRLQGPQEVMIGYSDSAKDAGTTAAAWAQYRAQERLVDICREQQVELLLFHGRGGTVGRGGGPAHAAILSQPPGSVAGRFRTTEQGEMIRFKFGLPDIAEQNLNLYLAAVLEATLLPPPPPEPAWRSLMDELAADGVSAYRAVVRENPQFVEYFRQSTPEQELGRLPLGSRPAKRRAGGIESLRAIPWIFGWTQTRLMLPAWLGWEAALSNALARGEGELLAQMREQWPFFRTRIDMLEMVLAKADADIAQSYDERLVTPDLLPLGVHLRDLLSQACSVVLGLTGQSQLLAHSPDTLEFIRLRNTYLDPLHLLQAELLARSRQPEVAQGSPVEQALLVSVAGIAAGLRNTG; this comes from the coding sequence ATGACTGATATCGATGCACGCTTGCGCGAGGATGTTCACCTGCTGGGTGAGTTGTTGGGCAACACTATTCGTGAGCAGTACGGGGATGGTTTTCTCGACAAGATCGAGCTGATCCGCAAAGGCGCCAAGGCTGACCGACGTGGCTCGACGGACGCCGAACTGCGCGCCAGCCTCAACCAGTTGACTGAAGATGAACTGCTGCCAGTAGCGCGAGCATTCAACCAGTTCCTGAATCTTGCGAACATCGCCGAGCAATATCAGTTGATTCACCGCCGTGAAGAATCCCAGCCGGCACCGTTCGAGGCGCGGGTGCTGCCCGAACTGCTGGCCCGCCTGCGTGCCGAAGGGCATGGCAGCGACGCGCTGGCGCGACAACTGGGGCGGCTGGAGATCGAACTGGTGCTGACGGCGCACCCGACTGAAGTCGCCCGCCGGACCTTGATCCAGAAGTACGACGCCATCGCCGCGCAACTGGCAGCGCAGGATCACCGCGACCTGACGACCGTCGAGCGCGAGCAGATCCAGCAGCGTTTGCAACGCTTGATCGCCGAAGCCTGGCACACCGAAGAAATCCGCCGGACCCGGCCAACCCCGGTCGATGAAGCCAAGTGGGGCTTTGCGGTGATCGAGCATTCGCTGTGGCAGGCGATCCCCAACTACCTGCGCAAGGCCGATCAGGCCCTGCATGCCGCTACCGGCCTGCGTTTACCGCTGGAGGCGGCGCCGATTCGTTTCGCCTCGTGGATGGGCGGCGACCGTGACGGCAACCCGAACGTCACTGCTGCGGTGACCCGTGAAGTCCTGCTGCTGGCGCGCTGGATGGCGGCTGACCTTTACCTGCGCGATGTCGATCAGTTGGCCGCCGATTTGTCGATGCAGCAGGCCAGCACCGAGTTGCGGACCCAGGCCGGGGACAGCGCCGAACCTTACCGTGCCGTGCTCAAACAACTGCGCGAGCGCCTGCGTGCGACCCGTCACTGGGCGCAGGCCTCCCTGACCGAGACCACTGCGGCATCGGCCGAGGTGCTGCAACACAACCGCGAGCTGCTCGATCCGCTGGAGCTCTGCTATCAGTCGCTGCATGAATGCGGCATGGGCGTGATCGCCGACGGTCCGTTGCTCGATTGCCTGCGTCGGGCGGTGACCTTCGGCCTGTTCCTGGTGCGCCTGGATGTGCGCCAGGACTCGTCGCGGCATGCGTCGGCGATGACCGAAATCACCGACTATCTCGGGCTCGGTCGCTATGAAGACTGGGACGAGGAAGCGCGTATTCGCTTCCTGATGGGCGAGCTGAACAATCGTCGGCCACTGTTGCCGGCCTATTTCAAACCTTCGGCCGACACCGCCGAAGTCCTGGCGACCTGTCGCGAAATCGCCGCGGCGCCGGCGGCGTCGCTGGGCTCTTATGTGATCTCCATGGCGGGCGCCGCTTCGGACGTACTCGCCGTGCAGTTGCTGCTTAAAGAGGCCGGCGTGCTGCGGCCGATGCGCGTGGTGCCGCTGTTCGAAACCCTCGCCGACCTGGACAACGCCGGACCGGTGATCGAGAAGCTGTTGCTGCTGCCGGGTTACCGCTCGCGTTTGCAGGGCCCGCAGGAAGTGATGATCGGCTATTCCGACTCGGCCAAGGACGCCGGCACGACAGCGGCGGCCTGGGCGCAGTATCGGGCGCAGGAGCGCTTGGTGGATATCTGCCGCGAGCAGCAAGTCGAACTGCTGTTGTTCCATGGTCGCGGCGGCACCGTGGGCCGTGGCGGTGGCCCGGCGCACGCGGCGATTCTGTCGCAGCCTCCGGGATCGGTGGCCGGGCGTTTCCGCACCACCGAGCAGGGGGAAATGATTCGTTTCAAGTTCGGTCTGCCGGACATCGCCGAACAGAACCTCAACCTGTACCTGGCCGCGGTGCTGGAAGCAACGCTGTTGCCGCCTCCGCCGCCGGAACCGGCGTGGCGTAGCTTGATGGACGAATTGGCGGCTGATGGCGTCAGCGCTTATCGCGCCGTGGTGCGGGAGAATCCGCAGTTCGTCGAGTATTTCCGTCAATCCACACCTGAGCAGGAGCTGGGGCGTCTGCCGCTCGGCAGCCGTCCGGCCAAGCGTCGTGCTGGCGGGATCGAAAGCCTGCGGGCGATTCCGTGGATTTTCGGCTGGACCCAGACCCGCCTGATGCTGCCGGCCTGGCTCGGCTGGGAAGCGGCGTTGAGCAACGCCTTGGCGCGGGGTGAGGGTGAGTTGCTGGCGCAGATGCGTGAGCAGTGGCCGTTCTTCCGCACGCGCATCGACATGCTGGAGATGGTGCTGGCCAAGGCTGACGCGGACATAGCCCAGTCCTACGACGAGCGATTGGTTACGCCTGATTTATTACCTTTGGGGGTGCATTTACGCGACCTATTGTCGCAGGCGTGTTCGGTGGTCCTGGGCTTGACTGGTCAGTCGCAACTGCTGGCCCATAGCCCCGACACCCTGGAGTTCATCCGTTTGCGCAACACCTACCTCGACCCGCTACATCTATTGCAGGCTGAACTGTTGGCCCGCTCGCGGCAGCCGGAAGTGGCGCAGGGCAGCCCGGTGGAACAGGCGTTGCTGGTGTCTGTGGCGGGGATTGCCGCCGGTTTGCGCAATACCGGCTAA
- a CDS encoding flavohemoglobin expression-modulating QEGLA motif protein, producing the protein MDEYQQTIRTLSDRIVLAQTPIRVLDAVKWDDNIRKGFLKAKGKEMPAVDRDYYLNRPLSFDSSKVKLEFQNIERDITRQLGQFNPVGQIMRRMCKEYRMVVRMLEARGTEDFGLISQELYGAASDAFHAGDPTLADLGLMMSDYLNNIDGRGDLKDEPKILTAKEAVHLLQTRLNKVFGEAEETIRVFESDGIVADAAAGADYIKIRADAMFNERDVRALEVHEGLVHVGTTLNGLNQPICTFLSKGPPSSTVTQEGLAILMEIITFASYPSRLRKLTNRTRAIHMVEEGADFLQVFEFFRAQGFEMAESYSNTSRVFRGSVPNGLPFTKDLSYLKGFIMVYNYIQLAVRKGKLEQIPLLFCGKTTLEDMRTLRQLVDEGLVEPPKYLPDQFRDMNALSAWMCFSNFLNHLSLDRIEADYSNIL; encoded by the coding sequence GTGGACGAATACCAGCAGACGATACGCACCTTGTCCGATCGCATAGTGCTGGCGCAAACGCCGATTCGGGTACTCGATGCGGTCAAGTGGGACGACAACATCCGCAAGGGTTTCCTCAAGGCCAAAGGCAAGGAAATGCCGGCCGTGGACCGCGACTACTACCTCAATCGGCCGCTGTCCTTCGACTCCAGCAAAGTGAAGCTGGAATTCCAGAACATCGAACGCGACATCACCCGTCAGCTCGGTCAGTTCAACCCGGTCGGGCAGATCATGCGGCGCATGTGCAAGGAATACCGCATGGTGGTGCGGATGCTCGAAGCGCGTGGCACCGAAGATTTCGGGTTGATCTCCCAGGAGCTTTACGGCGCGGCGTCCGATGCGTTCCACGCCGGTGACCCGACCCTGGCCGACCTCGGCTTGATGATGTCCGACTACCTGAACAACATCGATGGCCGGGGCGACCTCAAGGATGAGCCGAAGATTCTCACCGCTAAAGAAGCGGTGCACTTGCTGCAAACCCGCTTGAACAAGGTCTTTGGCGAAGCCGAGGAAACCATTCGGGTGTTCGAGTCCGACGGCATCGTCGCGGATGCGGCGGCCGGTGCCGACTACATCAAGATCCGCGCTGACGCGATGTTCAACGAACGCGATGTGCGCGCCCTGGAAGTCCATGAAGGGCTGGTGCATGTCGGCACCACCCTTAACGGTCTTAACCAGCCGATCTGCACCTTCCTGTCCAAGGGGCCACCGTCCTCGACCGTGACCCAGGAAGGCCTGGCGATCCTGATGGAAATCATCACCTTCGCGTCCTACCCGAGTCGCTTGCGCAAACTGACTAACCGTACTCGTGCGATTCATATGGTCGAGGAGGGCGCGGACTTCTTGCAGGTCTTTGAGTTCTTCCGCGCACAAGGCTTCGAGATGGCTGAAAGTTATAGCAATACCAGCCGGGTTTTCCGTGGTTCGGTGCCAAATGGTCTGCCATTTACCAAAGACTTGTCCTACCTCAAGGGCTTTATCATGGTTTACAACTACATTCAGTTGGCCGTGCGTAAAGGCAAGCTTGAGCAGATCCCTTTGCTGTTTTGCGGCAAAACCACTTTGGAAGACATGCGAACCCTGCGTCAGTTGGTGGATGAAGGTCTGGTGGAGCCGCCCAAGTATCTGCCGGACCAGTTCCGTGACATGAACGCCTTGTCGGCCTGGATGTGTTTCTCCAACTTCCTCAACCACCTGAGCCTGGACCGGATCGAAGCGGATTACTCGAATATCCTGTAA
- a CDS encoding TetR/AcrR family transcriptional regulator: protein MAQEGAAGIATAVAESVQYQGRKASRQGSEQRRQEILDAAMRIVVRDGVRAVRHRAIAAEAGVPLSATTYYFKDIDDLLTDTFAQYVERSAAYMARLWANNEGLLRELVISGDGSPQSRSQLADDIARLMADYVQRQLINRREHLMAEQAFRQEALLNPRLALLVRSHQQILLQGTCQLFQVLGSREPQQDAKVLTAIVGRMEYQGLLNDAEPQAEQEMLGILTRYMHLVLASV from the coding sequence ATTGCTCAAGAAGGAGCAGCTGGCATCGCCACTGCGGTCGCTGAAAGCGTCCAATACCAGGGTCGCAAAGCCAGTCGACAGGGAAGTGAGCAGCGTCGACAGGAAATTCTCGATGCGGCGATGCGCATCGTCGTGCGCGACGGTGTCCGTGCGGTACGTCACCGTGCAATAGCCGCCGAAGCCGGTGTGCCGCTGTCGGCGACGACTTACTATTTCAAGGATATCGATGACCTGCTTACCGATACCTTCGCTCAATACGTCGAACGCAGTGCCGCCTACATGGCCAGGTTGTGGGCCAATAACGAAGGCTTGTTGCGTGAGTTGGTCATCAGCGGTGATGGCAGCCCCCAGTCCCGCTCACAGTTGGCTGACGATATAGCACGGCTGATGGCGGACTATGTCCAGCGGCAATTGATCAACCGCCGCGAGCACTTGATGGCCGAGCAGGCCTTCCGTCAGGAAGCGTTGCTCAATCCGCGCCTGGCACTGTTGGTGCGCTCGCATCAGCAAATTCTCTTGCAGGGCACTTGCCAGCTTTTCCAGGTATTGGGTTCCCGAGAGCCGCAGCAGGATGCCAAGGTGTTGACGGCGATTGTCGGACGGATGGAATATCAGGGCCTGCTCAACGACGCAGAGCCGCAGGCCGAGCAAGAGATGCTCGGCATCCTGACGCGGTACATGCACCTGGTGCTGGCGTCGGTGTAA
- the prfB gene encoding peptide chain release factor 2 (programmed frameshift) yields MEINPILNSIKDLSERSETIRGYLDYDQKHERLTEVNRELEDPNVWNNPSYAQELGRERSLLAQIVETLDQMHSGLADAKDLLLMSAEEEDQAAVDDVAAEVERLREALEKLEFRRMFSGEMDANNAYLDIQAGSGGTEAQDWANILLRMYLRWADKRGFDATIMELSAGEVAGIKGATLHIKGEYAFGWLRTEIGVHRLVRKSPYDSGNRRHTSFSAVFVSPEIDDNIEIDINPSDLRIDTYRSSGAGGQHVNTTDSAVRITHVPSNTVVSCQNERSQHANKDTAMKMLRARLYEQEVQKRNAASQALEDTKSDIGWGHQIRSYVLDQSRIKDLRTNVERSDCDKVLDGDIDEYLVASLKQGL; encoded by the exons ATGGAAATCAACCCGATCCTTAACAGTATCAAGGACCTGTCCGAGCGCTCCGAAACTATTCGGGGGTATCTT GACTACGATCAAAAGCATGAGCGTCTGACCGAAGTCAATCGCGAGCTTGAAGATCCGAATGTCTGGAACAACCCGTCGTACGCTCAGGAACTGGGCCGCGAGCGCTCGCTGCTGGCGCAGATCGTCGAAACCCTCGACCAGATGCACAGCGGCCTTGCCGACGCCAAGGACCTGCTGCTGATGTCCGCCGAAGAAGAAGACCAGGCCGCCGTCGATGACGTCGCTGCCGAAGTCGAGCGTCTGCGCGAGGCCCTGGAAAAACTCGAATTCCGCCGCATGTTCAGCGGTGAGATGGACGCCAACAACGCCTACCTGGACATCCAGGCCGGCTCCGGCGGTACCGAAGCCCAGGACTGGGCCAACATCCTGCTGCGCATGTACCTGCGTTGGGCGGACAAACGCGGTTTCGACGCGACCATCATGGAACTCTCTGCCGGTGAAGTCGCCGGGATCAAAGGCGCAACCCTGCACATCAAGGGTGAATACGCCTTTGGCTGGCTGCGGACCGAGATCGGCGTGCACCGCCTGGTGCGCAAGAGCCCGTACGACTCCGGTAACCGTCGTCACACCTCATTCTCGGCCGTGTTTGTGTCGCCGGAAATCGATGACAACATCGAAATCGACATCAACCCGTCGGACCTGCGCATCGACACCTACCGCTCCTCGGGTGCCGGTGGTCAGCACGTAAACACCACAGACTCGGCCGTACGTATCACCCACGTACCGAGCAACACCGTGGTCAGTTGCCAGAACGAACGTTCCCAGCACGCCAACAAAGACACCGCGATGAAAATGTTGCGGGCGCGCTTGTACGAGCAGGAAGTGCAGAAACGCAACGCTGCCTCTCAAGCCCTGGAAGACACCAAGTCGGACATCGGCTGGGGTCACCAGATTCGCTCATACGTGCTCGACCAGTCGCGAATCAAGGATTTGCGTACTAACGTCGAACGCAGTGACTGCGACAAGGTGCTCGACGGCGACATCGACGAATATCTGGTAGCCAGCCTCAAGCAAGGGCTGTAA
- the adk gene encoding adenylate kinase has protein sequence MRVILLGAPGAGKGTQAQFITEKFAIPQISTGDMLRAAVKAGTELGIKAKGIMDAGGLVSDDLIIALVKDRIAQADCANGFLFDGFPRTIPQAEALVDAGVELDHVVEIAVDDEEIVQRIAGRRVHEASGRVYHTVYNPPKVAGKDDITGEALVQRKDDTEETVRHRLSVYHSQTKPLVDFYQQLSVAKGKPVYSHIAGVGSVEAITGKVLEALS, from the coding sequence ATGCGCGTCATTCTGCTGGGAGCTCCCGGGGCCGGTAAAGGTACTCAGGCTCAGTTCATCACTGAAAAATTTGCTATTCCACAGATCTCCACTGGCGACATGCTGCGTGCTGCAGTCAAGGCTGGCACCGAGCTGGGCATCAAGGCCAAGGGCATCATGGATGCGGGCGGTCTGGTTTCCGACGACCTGATCATCGCGTTGGTCAAGGATCGTATCGCTCAGGCTGATTGCGCCAACGGTTTTCTGTTCGACGGTTTTCCGCGCACCATCCCTCAGGCTGAAGCCTTGGTCGATGCCGGTGTAGAACTGGACCATGTGGTTGAAATCGCCGTCGATGACGAAGAAATCGTTCAGCGTATCGCCGGTCGTCGTGTACACGAAGCCAGCGGCCGCGTTTACCACACCGTGTACAACCCGCCGAAAGTCGCGGGCAAGGACGACATCACCGGTGAAGCGCTGGTGCAGCGTAAAGACGACACCGAAGAAACCGTGCGTCATCGTCTGTCGGTCTACCACTCCCAGACCAAGCCGCTGGTGGATTTCTACCAGCAGCTGTCGGTTGCTAAAGGCAAGCCGGTTTACAGCCACATCGCAGGCGTTGGCTCCGTAGAAGCGATCACCGGCAAGGTGCTTGAAGCGCTGAGCTGA
- a CDS encoding pilin assembly protein: MKIRELAQHWEETATGRLTKTGYTIHLDVEAAARLAAITEMYPKRHPEELLGELIGAALEELEASFPYIKGQHVVATDEEGDPLYEDVGPTPRFLELSRRHLHDLSAQSGKQKH; encoded by the coding sequence ATGAAAATCCGTGAGTTAGCCCAGCATTGGGAAGAAACCGCCACAGGCCGTTTGACCAAGACCGGCTACACCATTCACCTGGACGTCGAAGCCGCGGCGCGGTTGGCGGCGATTACCGAGATGTACCCCAAACGCCACCCAGAAGAACTGCTGGGCGAACTGATCGGTGCGGCCCTGGAAGAGCTCGAAGCGAGCTTTCCCTACATCAAGGGGCAACATGTGGTCGCGACCGATGAGGAAGGTGACCCGCTCTACGAAGACGTCGGCCCGACACCGCGTTTTCTCGAATTGTCGCGGCGACATTTACACGATTTATCGGCTCAGAGCGGCAAGCAAAAACACTGA
- a CDS encoding alpha/beta hydrolase, with protein MRILGILCLLLTLGGCSSLLFYPDPGLPFTPRKAGLEYHDVSLTTADGVKLSGWWLPAKKGVAVKGTVLHLHGNGGNLAGHLGASWWLPKQGYQVLLVDYRGYGLSQGKPSLPAIYQDIDAAFKWLDQAPDVQGKPLIVLGQSLGGALAVHYLVEHPERQRQLKALVLDGVPASYRDVGRFALSTSWMTWPFQVPLSWLVPDSDSAINSMPQLNGVPKLIYHSIDDPLVPLSNGIRLYQAAPPPRVLQLTRGGHVQTFADPVWRKVMLRYLEDPQHFNGLRRLGETSNYPAPPNSEVEPPESPQ; from the coding sequence ATGAGAATCCTCGGCATCCTTTGCCTTCTCCTGACCCTCGGCGGCTGCAGCTCCTTGCTGTTCTACCCCGATCCCGGTCTACCGTTTACCCCGCGCAAAGCCGGGCTTGAATACCATGACGTCAGCCTGACCACCGCCGATGGCGTGAAACTCAGCGGTTGGTGGCTGCCGGCCAAAAAAGGTGTAGCAGTCAAGGGCACGGTGCTGCACTTGCACGGTAATGGCGGGAATCTCGCCGGGCATCTGGGGGCCAGTTGGTGGCTACCGAAGCAGGGTTACCAGGTGCTGCTGGTGGACTATCGCGGGTATGGACTGTCGCAGGGTAAACCCAGCCTGCCGGCGATCTATCAGGACATCGACGCAGCATTCAAATGGCTGGACCAGGCGCCCGACGTTCAGGGCAAACCGTTGATCGTCCTGGGCCAGAGCCTTGGCGGTGCGCTGGCCGTGCATTATCTGGTTGAACACCCCGAGCGTCAGCGCCAGCTCAAGGCGCTGGTCCTCGACGGTGTGCCGGCCAGTTACCGGGATGTCGGGCGGTTTGCGCTGAGTACGTCGTGGATGACCTGGCCGTTTCAGGTGCCGTTGTCCTGGCTGGTGCCGGACTCGGACAGCGCGATCAACTCGATGCCGCAGCTCAATGGCGTGCCAAAGCTGATCTACCACAGCATCGACGATCCGCTCGTGCCTCTTTCCAATGGCATCCGACTGTATCAAGCTGCGCCGCCGCCGCGAGTGCTGCAATTGACCCGAGGCGGTCACGTGCAGACGTTCGCCGACCCGGTCTGGCGCAAAGTCATGCTGCGCTACCTCGAAGACCCGCAGCACTTCAACGGTCTGCGCCGCCTGGGCGAAACGTCCAATTACCCGGCACCCCCGAATTCAGAAGTTGAACCTCCAGAGAGCCCGCAATGA